One Turneriella parva DSM 21527 genomic region harbors:
- a CDS encoding putative zinc-binding metallopeptidase: protein MAATIDLENADEKQLLQSRLCDLPLRIENTWLKEVIDRLYAELEARGLSFKPPCYLGDEWFSPEGVPVIALPFYLAHPKLVQLERKMIGEAEGENRDEAMRLLRHECGHAFVHAFKLTARKTWREVFGHPRKPFSDYYRYQPYSKSYVRNLKDFYAQSHPEEDFAETFAVWLNPDQNWRELYADWPALRKLEYIESLVPALGDKTVKVKRSQYFFHISSLKKKLENHYRQKRRLYIEHEPDFFDEDLKLVFPLTETKARTAAGRFLSANRKELEESVGRYTGEKKVMIRNLFNRLKKRCDTLGLCVENANSAKALMAFTAYLTSLVSNHRYTNRYKPAK from the coding sequence GTGGCTGCGACAATCGATCTCGAAAACGCCGATGAAAAACAGCTGTTGCAGAGCCGGCTCTGCGATCTGCCGCTGCGCATCGAAAACACCTGGCTCAAAGAAGTGATCGACCGGCTGTACGCCGAACTCGAGGCACGCGGGCTGTCGTTTAAACCGCCTTGCTATCTCGGCGACGAATGGTTTTCACCCGAAGGGGTGCCGGTGATTGCTCTGCCCTTCTACCTTGCGCACCCAAAGCTCGTGCAGCTCGAGCGCAAAATGATCGGCGAGGCCGAAGGCGAAAACCGCGATGAGGCGATGCGCCTGCTGCGCCACGAATGCGGGCATGCCTTCGTGCATGCTTTTAAGCTCACGGCGCGCAAGACCTGGCGGGAAGTATTTGGCCACCCGCGAAAGCCGTTCAGCGACTATTACCGTTACCAGCCTTACAGCAAATCTTATGTGCGAAACCTGAAAGACTTTTATGCACAGAGCCACCCCGAAGAAGATTTCGCCGAAACCTTTGCGGTGTGGCTGAACCCCGATCAGAACTGGCGCGAACTCTACGCCGACTGGCCGGCACTGAGAAAACTCGAGTACATTGAATCACTCGTGCCAGCCCTCGGCGACAAGACCGTCAAAGTGAAGCGCTCACAGTATTTTTTTCACATCAGCTCACTCAAGAAAAAACTGGAGAATCACTACCGCCAGAAGCGCAGGCTCTATATCGAGCACGAACCCGACTTCTTTGACGAAGATCTGAAACTGGTTTTTCCCTTAACGGAGACCAAGGCGCGCACGGCAGCAGGCCGGTTCTTGTCGGCAAACCGCAAAGAACTCGAAGAATCTGTCGGCAGATACACCGGCGAGAAAAAGGTCATGATACGCAATTTGTTCAACCGGCTGAAAAAACGCTGCGACACCCTGGGCCTTTGCGTTGAAAATGCAAACAGTGCAAAAGCGCTCATGGCTTTCACTGCGTACCTGACTTCCCTGGTGAGCAACCACCGTTATACCAATCGCTACAAGCCCGCAAAATGA
- a CDS encoding D-alanine--D-alanine ligase family protein: protein MRVLVAFDFPTALPKNGDYRSLLHAEDWRPTRNVMEAIARLGHEPILQGVYDDILPLVFTIKRKKPDIVFNLLESFRQKRHYEGALAGLFDLLQVPYTGCSAEALTICRNKSYTKLLLRHTKIKFPRSVVFPRGKTNRSIKDLKFPVIVKPLGLEGSDGISQASFVADEAACIERVKTLHETYEVDALAEEYIEGREIYAGVLGLEKLTALPLREMLFTNFPEDRPKFATFHAKWNPEFRKKWGIKNTFAKGIDEKTQADIEQISKSAFRALGLSGFARLDLRLTDKNEIFVLEVNPNPNIANDDEIAYASQRLGISYDQLIQKLLDYGKRRRG from the coding sequence ATGAGAGTTCTGGTCGCGTTCGATTTTCCGACGGCATTGCCGAAAAACGGCGATTACCGTTCACTGTTGCATGCCGAAGACTGGCGGCCGACGCGCAACGTTATGGAAGCAATCGCTCGCCTCGGGCACGAACCGATTCTGCAGGGAGTCTATGACGACATTCTGCCGCTCGTCTTCACGATTAAACGCAAGAAGCCCGACATCGTCTTTAACCTGCTCGAATCTTTTCGCCAGAAACGACACTACGAGGGGGCGCTTGCGGGCCTCTTTGATTTGTTGCAGGTACCGTACACCGGTTGTTCTGCCGAAGCGCTTACCATTTGCCGCAATAAGTCTTATACCAAACTTCTGCTCAGGCACACGAAGATTAAATTTCCACGGTCGGTTGTGTTTCCGCGCGGCAAGACGAACCGTTCGATCAAAGACCTCAAGTTTCCGGTGATCGTGAAGCCGCTCGGTCTCGAAGGCTCTGACGGCATTTCGCAGGCTTCGTTCGTTGCCGACGAGGCTGCCTGCATCGAGCGCGTCAAGACGCTGCACGAAACCTACGAGGTCGACGCGCTCGCCGAAGAATACATTGAAGGCCGCGAAATTTATGCAGGCGTTTTAGGGCTCGAAAAGCTCACGGCGCTGCCGCTGCGCGAGATGCTGTTCACGAACTTTCCCGAAGACAGGCCCAAATTCGCGACCTTTCATGCGAAGTGGAACCCTGAATTTCGCAAAAAATGGGGTATCAAGAATACCTTCGCCAAAGGCATAGACGAAAAAACCCAGGCGGATATAGAACAGATTAGCAAGTCGGCGTTTCGTGCGCTCGGCCTTTCGGGCTTTGCGAGGCTCGATCTGCGCCTCACCGACAAGAATGAGATCTTCGTGCTTGAGGTTAACCCCAACCCGAATATAGCAAACGACGATGAAATCGCCTACGCGTCGCAGCGCCTCGGCATCTCGTACGACCAGCTGATACAAAAGCTGCTCGACTACGGCAAACGCCGACGAGGTTAG
- a CDS encoding voltage-gated chloride channel family protein, whose translation MRSSNLLTSFAKAQLPRFIFGLRWLTISALVGSIAGTASAWFLISLNAVTGFREAHAAIIWLLPVAGLVVGALYHFWAGPAEQGNNLLIDAIHDPVQRVPLRMAPLVYVGTMITHLFGGSAGREGTALQMSASLAHPLVRLFKMNAHDKRLLLIAAISAGFGSVFGTPLAGAIFALEVFLVGSVRYDAIFPAFAAGILANYVGHLWHAPHTVYRVGAIPPLDANAFVWAMAAGLIFGIVAWLFSHGMHRLQRTFKVMVPHAVMRPVVGGLIVAVAVYFVGTRYIGLGVPVIEQAFAMQAAPHEFVLKIAFTILTLAAGFKGGEVTPLFFIGAVLGSALSIFMPLPVGLLAAMGFVAVFAGATNTPLACTVMAMELFGADAGVYAAIACVIAFLSSGKATIYTKQQRA comes from the coding sequence ATGAGATCCTCAAATTTATTAACATCATTCGCGAAGGCACAACTACCCCGATTCATCTTTGGCCTGCGTTGGCTGACGATCTCTGCGTTAGTCGGCTCGATTGCCGGCACTGCATCGGCTTGGTTTTTGATATCGCTTAATGCGGTGACCGGCTTTCGCGAAGCTCATGCGGCAATCATCTGGCTGTTGCCTGTAGCAGGCCTCGTGGTCGGTGCGCTTTACCATTTCTGGGCAGGCCCGGCTGAACAGGGCAACAACCTGCTGATCGATGCGATACACGACCCGGTGCAGCGCGTGCCTCTGCGCATGGCGCCGCTGGTGTACGTCGGCACGATGATCACGCACCTTTTCGGCGGTTCGGCCGGGCGCGAGGGCACGGCATTGCAGATGTCGGCGTCGCTCGCGCACCCGCTCGTTCGCCTGTTCAAGATGAATGCGCATGATAAGAGGCTGCTGCTCATTGCCGCGATCAGCGCGGGTTTCGGTTCGGTTTTCGGTACTCCGCTCGCGGGAGCAATATTCGCGCTAGAAGTTTTTTTGGTGGGTTCGGTTCGCTACGACGCTATCTTTCCCGCATTCGCGGCTGGCATTCTGGCCAACTACGTAGGTCACCTCTGGCATGCGCCGCACACAGTTTACCGTGTGGGTGCAATACCCCCGCTCGATGCGAATGCGTTCGTGTGGGCGATGGCAGCAGGTCTGATCTTCGGCATTGTCGCCTGGCTCTTCAGCCATGGCATGCACAGACTGCAGCGCACCTTCAAGGTTATGGTGCCGCACGCCGTGATGCGGCCCGTAGTGGGTGGTTTGATCGTTGCGGTCGCTGTCTATTTTGTCGGCACGCGCTATATCGGGCTCGGCGTGCCGGTGATCGAGCAGGCCTTCGCCATGCAGGCGGCGCCGCACGAATTTGTTTTAAAAATTGCGTTCACTATTCTGACGCTGGCGGCGGGGTTTAAAGGTGGCGAAGTCACCCCGTTGTTCTTTATCGGCGCAGTTCTGGGTAGCGCTCTGTCGATCTTCATGCCACTGCCGGTGGGGCTATTGGCCGCGATGGGTTTTGTCGCAGTCTTTGCCGGCGCAACCAACACGCCGCTTGCCTGCACGGTTATGGCAATGGAACTTTTCGGCGCCGACGCCGGGGTTTATGCCGCGATTGCGTGCGTCATTGCATTTCTGAGTTCGGGCAAAGCGACTATTTATACAAAGCAGCAGCGGGCTTAA
- a CDS encoding aldo/keto reductase encodes MPQLGFGVWKAASGECYKAVRSALDAGYRHIDTARIYGNEEDVGRAIRDSGIARSEIYVTTKLWNTDQARAESAFAGSLERLGLDYIDLYLIHFPVTKSRAAAWQALENIHASGKVRSIGVSNYMPKHLDELLGAAKIKPVVNQIELHPWLSQTELKNYCESRGISIEAYSPLAHGQKVEDLSLKPLAEKYGKTVAQVLLRWSIQKGNIVLVKSVSPARIAENFAIFDFEIDAQDMAKLDSMNENLRTCWDPSGTP; translated from the coding sequence ATTCCGCAGCTCGGCTTCGGAGTCTGGAAAGCCGCTTCGGGCGAATGTTACAAGGCGGTGCGCTCGGCCCTCGATGCGGGTTACCGGCATATAGACACAGCGCGTATTTACGGCAACGAAGAAGACGTCGGCCGCGCGATTCGCGACAGCGGCATCGCCCGCAGCGAAATTTATGTCACAACCAAACTCTGGAACACCGACCAGGCACGCGCCGAGTCGGCGTTTGCCGGCAGCCTCGAGCGCCTTGGCCTCGACTACATCGACCTTTACCTGATCCATTTTCCCGTGACAAAAAGCCGCGCCGCCGCGTGGCAGGCGCTCGAGAATATTCACGCTTCGGGTAAGGTGCGTTCGATCGGAGTCAGCAATTATATGCCGAAGCACCTCGACGAACTTCTCGGCGCGGCGAAGATCAAGCCTGTGGTCAACCAGATCGAGCTGCACCCGTGGCTCAGCCAGACAGAACTCAAAAACTATTGCGAGTCGCGTGGCATAAGTATCGAGGCCTATAGCCCGCTGGCGCATGGTCAAAAAGTTGAGGATCTATCCCTCAAACCGCTCGCCGAAAAGTATGGCAAAACGGTCGCGCAGGTTTTACTGCGGTGGTCGATTCAGAAGGGTAACATTGTGCTCGTCAAGTCGGTCTCGCCCGCACGCATCGCCGAGAACTTTGCTATATTTGATTTCGAAATCGATGCGCAAGACATGGCGAAGCTCGATTCGATGAACGAAAACTTACGTACCTGTTGGGATCCTTCGGGGACTCCCTAG
- the prfB gene encoding peptide chain release factor 2, with the protein MAQSLKEVKGSLAALRDQIDARYTELNLKDVEAELGDLNKKMEDPRLFADDSRVGEVRELQTRIAVLERKISSWKALKAEIADALEYAEIAEMENAENMAAELEQRGTDARATFDKLDLESLLTGPDDMNNAFVNIHPGAGGTESQDWADMLTRAYMRYGEKAGFNVELIDYQEGEEAGIKNATILVSGPNAYGYLKAENGIHRLVRISPFDSNKRRHTSFAAVHVSPEISDDVEIEVLEKDLRIDVYRASGAGGQHVNKTESAVRMTHLPTGVVVSSQTQRSQIQNRLTCMKMLKARLYEMARAEKEAEIESRSGERKDISWGNQIRSYVFHPYSMVKDLRTGEETSQVQNVMDGDFGPFIDAFLRNKKRN; encoded by the coding sequence GTGGCGCAGTCGTTAAAAGAAGTCAAAGGGTCTCTTGCCGCGCTGCGCGACCAGATCGACGCGCGTTACACAGAGCTCAACCTCAAAGATGTCGAAGCCGAACTCGGCGACCTGAACAAAAAGATGGAAGACCCGCGCCTCTTTGCCGATGACAGCCGCGTGGGCGAAGTGCGCGAATTACAGACGCGCATTGCGGTGCTCGAGCGCAAAATCAGCTCGTGGAAAGCGCTGAAAGCCGAGATCGCCGACGCGCTCGAATACGCTGAAATTGCCGAGATGGAAAACGCCGAAAACATGGCGGCCGAACTCGAGCAGCGCGGCACCGACGCGCGCGCGACCTTTGACAAACTCGATCTCGAAAGCCTGCTCACCGGCCCCGACGATATGAACAACGCGTTCGTCAACATTCACCCCGGCGCCGGTGGCACCGAGTCGCAAGACTGGGCCGACATGCTGACGCGCGCCTACATGCGCTATGGCGAAAAAGCCGGGTTCAATGTCGAACTCATTGACTATCAAGAAGGCGAAGAAGCGGGCATCAAGAATGCGACGATTCTGGTGAGCGGCCCGAACGCATACGGATATCTCAAGGCTGAAAACGGAATTCACCGGTTGGTGCGCATTTCGCCGTTCGATTCAAACAAGAGACGGCACACCTCGTTCGCGGCCGTGCACGTTTCGCCCGAAATCTCTGACGACGTCGAGATTGAAGTTCTGGAGAAAGACCTGCGTATCGATGTATACCGCGCGAGCGGCGCAGGCGGCCAGCACGTTAACAAAACAGAATCCGCTGTGCGCATGACGCATCTACCGACCGGCGTCGTCGTTTCAAGCCAGACGCAGCGCAGCCAGATTCAGAACCGGCTGACGTGCATGAAGATGCTCAAGGCCCGCCTGTACGAAATGGCGCGCGCTGAAAAAGAAGCCGAAATTGAATCGCGGTCGGGCGAACGCAAAGATATCTCATGGGGCAACCAGATTCGCAGTTATGTCTTTCACCCTTATAGCATGGTCAAAGACCTGCGCACCGGCGAAGAGACCTCGCAGGTGCAGAATGTGATGGATGGCGACTTTGGCCCGTTTATCGACGCCTTCTTGCGCAATAAAAAAAGAAACTAA
- a CDS encoding formate--tetrahydrofolate ligase — protein MAPVLKHIEEIAADIGIPADALTLYGRHKAKVPFSLYDAARAKQGKLILVTSTTPNKAGVGKTTTSVALGQGLRRLGKNAVVALREPSLGPVFGMKGGATGGGGSQVHPTADINLHFNGDFHAITSANNLIAALADNARYYDKGNDPLKKILWKRALDMNDRALRSIITGLDGNGGAQETGFDITAASEIMAILCLATDYDDLARRIDNVLVGHRVSGKPFLFSELASTGAVMALLKDAMHPNLVQSTEGVPVFVHGGPFANIAHGCNSIAATRLAMTYGDYAITEAGFGADLGAEKFLNIKCRNAGIEPAVTVIATTSISLKLHGGAAESEIRKANSAALKNGLKNLERHIANLQSFGQAVVVGYNRYDFDSADEIAMVKDWCGEHGTRFALNDGYAKGGEGATELANEVLSVIAQNESTPLRFTYELTEKPEDKLHKVVTHIYRGKSVSFSTRAKNTLARLAGTEAERYPVCIAKTQYSFSQDPVLVGVAENFNIHFEDIIVNSGAEFLVAVAGDMLRMPGLPKVPQAGKISVVKGEIEGLL, from the coding sequence ATGGCACCTGTACTAAAACACATCGAAGAAATTGCCGCAGACATCGGCATACCAGCCGACGCGCTGACACTCTACGGCCGGCACAAGGCCAAAGTCCCCTTCTCGCTCTACGACGCCGCACGCGCGAAACAGGGCAAACTCATTCTCGTGACCTCGACCACGCCGAACAAGGCAGGCGTCGGCAAGACGACGACTTCAGTGGCGCTCGGCCAGGGTTTGCGCCGCCTCGGCAAGAATGCGGTCGTCGCGCTGCGTGAACCGTCGCTCGGCCCGGTCTTTGGCATGAAGGGCGGTGCCACCGGCGGTGGCGGCTCGCAGGTGCACCCGACTGCTGACATCAACCTGCACTTCAACGGTGACTTCCACGCGATCACCAGCGCGAACAACCTCATCGCGGCACTCGCCGACAATGCGCGCTACTACGACAAGGGCAACGACCCGCTCAAAAAAATTCTCTGGAAGCGCGCGCTCGACATGAACGACCGCGCGCTGCGCTCTATTATTACCGGGCTCGACGGCAACGGCGGTGCGCAAGAGACCGGCTTCGACATCACCGCGGCCTCAGAAATCATGGCGATACTCTGCCTCGCGACCGATTACGATGATCTCGCAAGGCGGATTGATAACGTGCTGGTCGGTCACCGCGTATCGGGTAAACCTTTCCTCTTTTCTGAACTGGCGTCGACAGGTGCGGTCATGGCTCTGCTCAAAGACGCGATGCACCCGAACCTCGTGCAATCGACCGAAGGTGTACCGGTATTTGTACACGGCGGACCGTTTGCCAATATTGCGCATGGCTGCAACAGCATCGCAGCAACACGATTGGCAATGACCTATGGCGACTACGCCATCACCGAAGCTGGCTTCGGCGCAGACCTGGGAGCGGAAAAGTTTCTGAATATTAAATGCCGCAATGCAGGCATCGAACCCGCCGTGACGGTCATTGCAACCACCTCGATCTCGCTCAAGCTACACGGCGGGGCAGCAGAGAGTGAAATCCGCAAGGCAAATTCGGCCGCACTCAAGAACGGCCTCAAGAATCTCGAACGGCACATCGCGAACCTGCAGTCGTTCGGCCAGGCCGTCGTTGTCGGTTACAACCGCTACGATTTTGACAGCGCCGACGAAATCGCGATGGTGAAGGACTGGTGCGGCGAGCACGGCACACGCTTTGCGCTCAATGATGGCTATGCGAAAGGCGGCGAAGGTGCCACTGAACTGGCGAACGAGGTTCTGAGCGTCATTGCGCAGAACGAGTCGACGCCGCTTCGCTTCACGTACGAACTTACAGAAAAGCCTGAGGACAAGCTGCACAAAGTCGTCACGCACATCTACCGCGGAAAATCCGTCAGCTTCAGCACGCGCGCCAAAAACACTCTCGCACGCCTAGCCGGCACCGAAGCTGAGCGCTACCCGGTGTGCATTGCCAAGACGCAGTATTCGTTTTCACAAGACCCGGTGCTGGTCGGCGTGGCAGAAAATTTTAATATCCACTTCGAAGACATCATCGTGAACAGCGGCGCGGAGTTCTTGGTCGCGGTCGCCGGCGACATGCTGCGCATGCCGGGTTTGCCGAAGGTACCGCAGGCTGGCAAGATCAGCGTGGTGAAGGGTGAGATTGAGGGGTTGTTGTAG
- a CDS encoding amino acid permease, with protein MATLTRQIGFLTAAFTVIGSMIGSGVFRTSNELFFDARLNATTILILWAAGGLIALAGALSYAELAAAYPEAGGEFAYLNRIFGKLPAFLTGFISLTVGFSAPIAFTSLVIVDLVVQGSSQLMARQLQVSSFRLQLIAAFVPVILALFHIARVKVGEGMQNTLTALKTVLIFVIAIALFFVAAPATNAVQVAEAAPEFWKWGGLILTVMFAYSGWNAASYLGGEVKDPIKNLPRAMVAGTIITCAIYLLLNYNFLKFAGFNRETTDLAVNAFTALLGKAGGAALSFLIAFFLVSSVSAEVMIGPRVYYAMADQGLLFKKLAQVQPKLGTPAFAIILQTAISVVYILTFGFGGTLNLLIFMGFALSFFPWLTVFGLLYSHYKKQNRIIANRPYRSPLFPLFPVLYLTASLFMMISSLIYKTEQSLWAIGVTAVGAVSFYIWQKMKKT; from the coding sequence ATGGCGACTCTCACCAGACAAATCGGCTTTCTCACCGCGGCATTTACGGTCATCGGCAGCATGATCGGTTCGGGTGTATTTCGTACAAGCAATGAACTTTTCTTTGACGCGCGGCTAAACGCAACAACGATTCTGATTCTTTGGGCGGCCGGCGGCCTGATCGCCCTCGCGGGTGCCCTGAGCTACGCAGAACTTGCGGCGGCGTACCCCGAGGCAGGCGGCGAATTTGCCTACCTCAACCGCATCTTCGGTAAACTGCCGGCGTTTCTCACCGGTTTCATTTCGCTCACCGTGGGCTTTTCAGCGCCCATTGCGTTCACCTCGCTTGTGATCGTTGACCTTGTAGTGCAGGGCTCGTCGCAACTCATGGCCCGGCAGCTGCAGGTTTCGTCATTTCGCCTGCAACTGATAGCGGCTTTTGTTCCCGTCATTCTCGCGCTCTTTCACATTGCCCGCGTCAAAGTTGGCGAAGGCATGCAGAACACGCTCACTGCGCTCAAGACCGTGCTGATTTTCGTCATTGCGATCGCGCTCTTTTTCGTTGCGGCGCCCGCAACCAACGCGGTGCAGGTTGCCGAGGCTGCTCCCGAATTCTGGAAATGGGGAGGTCTGATTCTCACGGTCATGTTCGCCTATAGCGGCTGGAACGCCGCCTCATACCTTGGCGGTGAGGTAAAAGACCCGATCAAAAACCTGCCCCGCGCGATGGTCGCCGGTACAATCATCACCTGCGCCATCTATCTTTTGCTGAACTATAACTTTCTGAAATTCGCCGGATTTAACCGCGAAACGACCGATCTTGCTGTGAACGCATTTACCGCCCTTTTGGGTAAAGCCGGCGGCGCAGCATTGTCTTTTCTGATCGCTTTTTTTCTCGTGTCTTCAGTGTCAGCCGAAGTGATGATTGGCCCGCGTGTCTATTACGCGATGGCCGACCAGGGTCTGCTTTTCAAAAAACTTGCGCAGGTTCAGCCCAAGCTCGGCACGCCTGCATTCGCGATAATTTTGCAGACGGCAATCAGCGTCGTCTATATTCTGACGTTCGGCTTTGGCGGCACGCTCAACCTCTTGATCTTCATGGGCTTCGCTCTGAGTTTTTTTCCCTGGCTCACCGTATTTGGCCTGCTCTACTCGCACTATAAGAAGCAGAACCGCATTATCGCAAACCGGCCATACCGCTCGCCGTTATTTCCGCTGTTTCCGGTGTTGTATCTGACGGCTTCGCTCTTTATGATGATATCGTCATTGATCTACAAAACCGAACAATCACTCTGGGCGATTGGCGTGACAGCGGTTGGTGCGGTGAGCTTTTATATCTGGCAGAAGATGAAGAAAACTTAA
- the leuB gene encoding 3-isopropylmalate dehydrogenase — MKYDIAVLAGDYIGPEVMKAALEVLAKLSDEKDSFGFHEALVGGSAIDATGKALPAETLKTAEGAHAILFGSVGGPKWEHLPPAEQPERASLLPLRKHFSLYANLRPAIIYKELKEASPLRADIVGDGLDILILRELTGDVYFGEPKLRRGEGANEEALDTMIYKRYEIERIAHLAFQSARLRRKIVHSIDKANVLTSMVFWREVVTQVAKEYPDVTLHHQYVDNAAMQLIRWPSQFDVVLCPNMFGDILSDEASQITGSIGMLASASLGEQNKWGRDGLQFGLYEPAGGTAPDIAGKGIANPIAQILSAALLLRYSLKLEDKAVRIENAVKSAIAAGARTRDLTADSAKAISTAEMTQEIVKRL, encoded by the coding sequence ATGAAATACGATATCGCAGTGCTCGCCGGTGACTATATCGGCCCCGAAGTGATGAAAGCGGCGCTTGAAGTGCTGGCAAAACTTTCAGACGAAAAAGACAGTTTTGGCTTTCACGAAGCGCTCGTGGGTGGCTCGGCGATCGATGCGACCGGCAAGGCGTTGCCGGCTGAGACGCTCAAGACTGCCGAAGGCGCACATGCGATTCTATTCGGTTCAGTGGGCGGCCCAAAGTGGGAGCATCTGCCACCAGCAGAACAACCCGAGCGCGCCTCACTTCTACCGCTCAGAAAGCATTTCTCGCTCTACGCAAACCTGCGCCCTGCGATCATCTATAAAGAGCTAAAAGAGGCTTCGCCTCTGCGCGCCGACATCGTGGGCGACGGCCTCGACATTCTCATCTTGCGCGAACTGACGGGCGATGTATACTTCGGCGAACCGAAGCTGCGCCGGGGAGAAGGCGCGAATGAAGAAGCTCTCGATACGATGATCTACAAGCGTTATGAAATCGAGCGCATCGCGCACCTGGCGTTTCAATCTGCGCGCCTGCGCCGCAAGATTGTGCACTCCATCGATAAGGCAAACGTGCTGACGAGCATGGTGTTCTGGCGCGAGGTCGTAACGCAGGTTGCGAAAGAATATCCCGACGTTACGCTGCATCACCAATACGTCGACAACGCGGCGATGCAGCTCATTCGCTGGCCTTCGCAGTTTGACGTCGTTCTCTGCCCGAATATGTTTGGTGACATTCTCTCTGACGAAGCCAGCCAAATCACCGGCTCGATCGGCATGCTTGCCTCTGCATCACTCGGCGAACAAAATAAATGGGGCCGCGACGGCCTGCAGTTCGGGCTTTATGAACCAGCCGGTGGCACCGCACCCGACATTGCCGGTAAAGGTATCGCCAACCCCATCGCGCAAATTCTGTCAGCAGCGCTGCTGCTCAGGTATTCGCTGAAGCTCGAAGACAAAGCAGTGAGGATAGAGAACGCGGTGAAATCGGCAATCGCCGCAGGCGCGCGTACGCGCGACTTAACGGCAGACTCTGCTAAGGCTATATCGACCGCAGAGATGACGCAAGAGATTGTGAAACGGCTTTAA